In Maridesulfovibrio sp., a single genomic region encodes these proteins:
- a CDS encoding sulfotransferase family 2 domain-containing protein, which yields MSILSSDILFYHIPKAAGNSLFQRLGRDCGTVPVNFRSMDVNSFQHCLERPEHMIWTSHPCGGFECWDRLCRVRPKHRKITMLRRPLDRYVSHYYYNAHWLEKQNVSLEDTITKPVSEHFMVDNLQTKIIAADAASFDYSLPATGELLERAKEKLLGSFVFFGLVEYFEVSYRLLANVLDFRPSTPPVRANEGPVNNYMDLVPKSLKDRIEAYNIYDLELYRFACDHFAATLERALTGRRVGQMEHAVSLTDH from the coding sequence ATGAGCATTCTTTCTTCGGATATTTTATTTTACCATATCCCAAAGGCGGCAGGAAACAGCCTTTTTCAGAGACTCGGGCGGGATTGCGGAACCGTGCCGGTCAATTTCCGGTCCATGGATGTTAATTCCTTTCAGCATTGCCTGGAAAGACCTGAGCATATGATCTGGACATCACATCCGTGCGGAGGTTTTGAATGCTGGGACCGTCTGTGCAGAGTCCGGCCGAAGCACAGAAAGATTACCATGTTGCGCAGACCGTTGGACAGGTATGTTTCCCACTATTACTACAATGCCCACTGGCTGGAAAAACAAAATGTTTCGCTGGAGGATACCATTACAAAGCCGGTAAGCGAACATTTCATGGTTGATAACCTGCAGACTAAGATTATTGCTGCTGATGCTGCGAGTTTTGATTACAGCCTGCCGGCCACAGGTGAACTTCTGGAGCGCGCAAAGGAAAAACTGCTCGGAAGTTTTGTCTTTTTCGGGCTGGTTGAGTATTTTGAAGTAAGCTATCGGCTTCTTGCGAATGTACTGGATTTCAGGCCCTCAACTCCTCCGGTCAGAGCTAATGAGGGTCCTGTGAACAATTATATGGATCTGGTCCCGAAGAGTTTGAAAGACAGAATAGAGGCCTATAATATTTATGACCTTGAGTTGTACCGTTTCGCATGCGACCATTTTGCCGCAACCTTGGAAAGAGCTCTTACCGGGCGGAGGGTGGGGCAGATGGAACATGCTGTGTCTCTTACCGATCATTAG
- a CDS encoding methyl-accepting chemotaxis protein: MSIKGKLILIFVTSVLGLVAIFGVDYWGKGRLENGRELEMLANEGVEAFLQARRAEKNFLLRMQSEYIDKALKSSGEAEKFLAELKSRAPELGANCEKAEKLIGNYEKFLTEIHALNVSKGLTMNDGLRWQFIKAARNMEAAFKGNAVNSELLILVLQMRRQEKNYIIRGGDSPVQRVDSMIGDIHRMVSARFDSDTAKTMLKALDEYGKAFHRYVEVEASIAGLKGELIKSARAVEPVFADISNQSKLKVREDSRLVSYAVAGIELCVAFVTLVILLWVMVTVTSSFRMLGAYAKAVAGGDLDCRPEGSFTAELLELRNVLVGMVGKLKEVITEAKQLEQDALVQAEEAGKARDEAVSRQTRVLALMEKISGASSRAEEIVLRLTGASNELKVRTEKIAESAMSQQLLMTESAAAVEQMHAAVNEVARNAESASTTADEARKEALGGIDVGRRSQDAMVRVSDTVQHLESDMITLGNEIDSIGKVVNVINEIADQTNLLALNAAIEAARAGEAGKGFAVVADEVRKLAEKTMVATKEVDDCISNIQNRTTQNIDGVKEALSFARSANEEVNNSVNVFGQIQGLSDNVAERIGEIALATGQQTSSSKEIENTVSNVARLASNSSDAARESAASIAELADMAEKLKDTIMSLNSEL, from the coding sequence ATGAGTATCAAAGGCAAGCTGATACTGATTTTCGTGACGTCCGTTCTTGGGCTGGTTGCGATTTTCGGGGTAGACTACTGGGGAAAAGGCCGGCTGGAAAACGGCCGGGAACTTGAAATGCTGGCGAACGAGGGAGTGGAGGCATTCCTGCAGGCCCGGCGTGCAGAGAAAAATTTTTTGCTGCGGATGCAGTCCGAATATATAGACAAGGCATTGAAGAGTTCCGGGGAAGCGGAAAAATTTCTTGCCGAACTCAAATCCAGGGCCCCGGAGTTGGGGGCCAATTGTGAAAAGGCCGAAAAGCTGATCGGGAATTATGAAAAATTTCTTACCGAAATTCACGCGCTGAATGTTTCGAAAGGGCTGACCATGAATGACGGGCTGCGTTGGCAGTTCATCAAGGCGGCCCGGAATATGGAGGCCGCATTCAAGGGTAACGCAGTCAATTCCGAGCTTCTTATTCTGGTTCTCCAGATGCGCCGTCAGGAAAAGAATTATATTATCCGCGGCGGAGATTCTCCGGTGCAGCGTGTTGATTCCATGATTGGCGACATACACAGGATGGTTTCCGCCAGATTTGACAGCGACACGGCAAAGACAATGCTCAAGGCTCTGGATGAGTACGGAAAGGCCTTTCACCGCTATGTGGAGGTTGAAGCTTCCATTGCCGGGCTTAAAGGTGAACTGATCAAGTCCGCCCGGGCTGTGGAACCGGTTTTTGCCGATATTTCGAATCAGAGTAAGCTGAAAGTCAGAGAAGATTCCAGACTGGTCAGTTATGCCGTGGCCGGAATAGAACTCTGCGTGGCTTTCGTAACTCTTGTTATCCTGCTTTGGGTCATGGTGACGGTTACCTCCTCCTTCAGGATGCTGGGAGCCTATGCCAAGGCCGTTGCCGGTGGAGATCTTGATTGCAGGCCGGAAGGGTCTTTCACCGCTGAGCTGCTTGAACTTCGCAATGTTCTGGTCGGAATGGTTGGAAAACTGAAAGAGGTTATTACCGAGGCCAAGCAGCTTGAACAGGACGCTCTTGTTCAGGCAGAGGAAGCCGGAAAAGCCAGAGATGAAGCCGTCTCCAGACAAACCCGCGTTCTGGCGCTCATGGAGAAGATCTCCGGGGCTTCCAGCCGGGCCGAAGAGATTGTGCTGCGCCTTACCGGGGCGTCAAATGAACTGAAGGTTCGGACCGAAAAAATTGCCGAAAGCGCCATGTCGCAGCAATTGCTCATGACCGAATCCGCAGCCGCCGTTGAGCAGATGCATGCCGCTGTCAACGAAGTCGCCAGAAATGCGGAAAGCGCTTCAACAACTGCTGATGAAGCCCGCAAGGAAGCTCTTGGCGGCATAGATGTAGGCCGGCGTTCGCAGGATGCCATGGTCCGTGTTTCAGATACGGTCCAGCACCTTGAATCTGATATGATAACGCTTGGAAATGAAATAGATTCCATCGGCAAAGTCGTAAACGTGATTAACGAGATTGCCGATCAGACCAACCTGCTGGCCCTCAATGCCGCTATTGAGGCGGCCCGGGCAGGTGAAGCGGGCAAGGGATTCGCCGTGGTAGCGGACGAAGTGCGCAAGCTGGCCGAGAAAACAATGGTAGCCACAAAAGAGGTCGATGACTGCATTTCAAATATCCAGAACCGCACCACTCAGAATATTGACGGCGTCAAGGAAGCGTTGTCGTTTGCCAGATCTGCAAATGAAGAAGTAAATAATTCCGTTAATGTGTTCGGGCAGATACAGGGTCTTTCGGATAATGTGGCCGAGAGGATAGGAGAGATAGCCCTTGCAACCGGCCAGCAGACTTCTTCGTCGAAAGAGATAGAGAATACTGTGTCCAATGTTGCGCGTCTGGCTTCGAATTCCAGCGATGCTGCACGAGAATCCGCTGCATCCATAGCGGAACTTGCTGACATGGCGGAAAAACTTAAAGACACGATCATGTCTTTGAATTCCGAATTGTAA
- a CDS encoding response regulator yields the protein MNGRILIVDDESRFRKSLMQLLRRFEYDVRDAADGMAAVQILEQGKTDVVLLDVDMPGLSGKEIFSIIREQGLSVETICLTGAPVIEDALYMMRKGVFDYLAKPVSIEDLLRVLGRAVKNRRIRNWDTDDAGMLSRYVRGPGNRILNC from the coding sequence ATGAATGGAAGGATACTTATTGTCGATGACGAATCGCGTTTTCGCAAGTCCCTGATGCAGCTTCTCAGGAGGTTTGAATATGATGTCCGGGATGCGGCGGACGGAATGGCCGCAGTGCAGATACTTGAACAGGGAAAAACGGACGTTGTGCTGCTTGATGTGGATATGCCCGGCCTGTCCGGGAAGGAGATATTTTCAATAATCAGAGAGCAGGGGCTTTCAGTCGAGACCATCTGTCTGACGGGCGCTCCTGTAATAGAAGATGCTCTGTATATGATGCGAAAAGGAGTGTTCGACTATTTGGCCAAGCCCGTATCGATTGAAGACCTGCTTCGGGTCCTCGGACGGGCTGTTAAAAACAGGCGGATCAGGAATTGGGATACGGATGATGCGGGCATGCTCAGCAGATATGTCCGCGGACCAGGGAACCGGATTCTGAACTGTTAA